A DNA window from Halichondria panicea chromosome 16, odHalPani1.1, whole genome shotgun sequence contains the following coding sequences:
- the LOC135350435 gene encoding long-chain-fatty-acid--CoA ligase ACSBG2-like gives MADQQENNVFPESTAEPTVDEVPASTEPLEEPSPEAEPTKDPTPEPEAAKDPTPEPEVTKDPTPPEPEAAKDPTPEPEITKDPTPPEPEVTKDPTPPEPEAANDPTPEPEAAKDPTPEPEPAKEPTLEPQPPKNPAIETEEVIQPPAAEVTLATIEVTVGEEEVKEKPKPSVTIRTKIRTTNPADGVDIAMGEEGIASDDPLTIPEVFKISVERYGERNALGYKEGDEWKFINYKEYYQLVVSAAKSFIKLGLEDFRGVGILGFNSKEYVIANLGAIFAGGLAFGIYATSNADACQYIAQNCQANILVVENQKQLDKILQFRDQLPNLKAIVQYTGKLSQEYENTYDWEQFMELGKDIENSVIEDKIAAMKPNQCATLVYTSGTTGNPKGVMLSHDNVLWAAKSLKIHTLPNSDEQHVVVSYLPLSHIAAQVSDIYLAVYFGGKVCFAQPDALKGSLVVTLREAQPTLFFGVPRVWEKFAAAIQNAGAQTTGIKKALGSWARGKSLRGFKNIQKNESVPWGWTIASKLLKRVREVLGLQHCQVMLTGAAPIHIDVLEFFMSVGLPILEVYGMSENSGPHTCNIIGKWKPGSVGVTCPGCKTKIDNPDADGEGEICMSGRHVFMGYLNNEEKTKSTIDDEGWLHTGDIGKVDEEGFLSITGRIKELIITSGGENMAPVPVEDRIKQAAPFLSNVVMIGDKRKFVSCLATLKCVMDPDSGEPTDDLDVSAIKIISGLGSKCTKVSEVIEQKDEVVFAAIQQALTKANEKAVSNAQKVQKFTLLDRDFSIPGGELGPTLKLKRHVVTKKYVEQIDLMYE, from the exons ATGGCTGATCAAcaagaaaataatgtttttCCAGAATCAA CTGCTGAACCAACTGTTGATGAAGTACCTGCTTCTACAGAACCACTCGAGGAGCCCAGTCCAGAAGCAGAACCAACGAAGGACCCAACTCCTGAGCCAGAAGCAGCCAAAGATCCCACCCCTGAGCCAGAAGTAACCAAAGATCCCACCCCCCCTGAGCCAGAAGCAGCCAAAGATCCCACCCCTGAGCCAGAAATAACCAAAGATCCCACCCCCCCTGAGCCAGAAGTAACCAAAGATCCCACCCCCCCTGAGCCAGAAGCAGCAAATGATCCCACCCCTGAACCAGAAGCAGCCAAAGACCCCACTCCTGAACCAGAACCCGCTAAAGAACCTACTCTTGAACCTCAACCGCCGAAGAATCCAGCTATAGAGACAGAAGAAGTGATTCAACCCCCAGCAGCCGAGGTCACTTTGGCAACTATCGAGGTTACAGTTGGTGAAGAAGAGGTAAAGGAGAAGCCCAAGCCATCAGTGACTATTCGAACAAAGATACGCACCACCAACCCTGCTGATGGTGTGGATATTGCTATGGGTGAAGAGGGAATTGCAAGCGACGATCCTCTCACCATTCCTGAGGTCTTCAAAATTTCTGTTGAAAGGTACGGGGAAAGAAATGCCCTAGGATACAAAGAGGGAGATGAGTGGAAGTTCATCAATTACAAAGAGTACTACCAGTTGGTTGTCTCGGCTGCCAAGTCATTCATCAAG CTTGGCCTTGAAGATTTCCGTGGAGTGGGTATACTTGGGTTCAACTCAAAGGAGTATGTCATAGCCAACTTGGGTGCCATCTTTGCTGG TGGGCTTGCGTTTGGAATCTATGCCACCAGCAATGCTGATGCCTGTCAATATATTGCTCAGAATTGTCAAGCCAATATCCTTGTTGTGGAGAACCAGAAACAGTTAGACAAAATACTTCAG TTTCGAGATCAGCTGCCGAATTTGAAGGCAATTGTCCAATACACTGGGAAATTGAGTCAGGAGTACGAGAACACCTATGAT TGGGAGCAATTCATGGAGCTGGGGAAGGACATTGAGAATAGTGTCATTGAGGACAAAATCGCTGCCATGAAGCCCAATCAGTGTGCTACTCTTGTCTACACT TCCGGCACAACTGGCAATCCGAAGGGAGTTATGCTAAGTCATGACAAT GTTTTGTGGGCAGCCAAATCACTCAAGATACACACTCTTCCGAATTCGGATGAGCAACATGTCGTGGTCAGCTACCTACCTCTGAGCCACATTGCTGCTCAGGTTTCGGACATCTATTTGGCTGTTTACTTTGGAGGCAAAGTGTGCTTTGCTCAGCCCGATGCACTGAAGGGCTCACTTGTGGTCACTCTCCGTGAGGCCCAGCCCACCCTCTTCTTTGGGGTGCCCCG tgtatgggAGAAATTTGCAGCTGCTATTCAGAATGCAGGCGCTCAGACTACTGGAATCAAGAAGGCACTTGGCTCATGGGCAAGAGGGAAAAGTTTGCGTGGCTTTAAGAACATTCAAAAGAA TGAGTCAGTTCCATGGGGCTGGACAATTGCCTCGAAGCTACTGAAGCGGGTTAGAGAGGTCCTGGGTCTCCAGCATTGCCAGGTGATGCTCACTGGAGCAGCTCCAATTCACATAGACGTGTTGGAGTTTTTTATGTCTGTTGGCCTGCCTATTCTGGAGGTTTATGGAATGAGTGAGAATTCTGGGCCACACACTTGTAATATAATTGGAAAGTGGAAGCCTGGCAGTGTTGGAGTGACATGTCCTGGCTGCAAAACGAAGATTGACAACCCAGATGCAGATGGAGAGGGAGAA ATTTGCATGTCTGGTCGGCATGTGTTCATGGGTTACCTCAACAATGAGGAGAAGACCAAGAGCACCATCGATGATGAGGGATGGCTGCACACTGGGGACATTGGCAAGGTTGACGAGGAAGGTTTCCTCTCTATTACAGGGAGAATCAAAG AGCTGATCATCACATCTGGTGGAGAGAACATGGCCCCAGTTCCAGTGGAAGATCGTATTAAGCAGGCAGCTCCATTCCTTAGCAATGTCGTTATGATTGGAGACAAGAGGAAATTTGTCTCCTGTCTTGCCACTCTCAAG TGTGTGATGGATCCTGACAGTGGGGAGCCTACAGACGATCTAGATGTCAGTGCCATTAAGATAATATCTGGATTGGGGTCAAAGTGCACCAAAGTTTCAGAGGTGATTGAACAGAAGGATGAAGTTGTGTTTGCAGCCATACAGCAAGCTCTGACCAAGGCCAATGAGAAAGCTGTCTCCAATGCCCAGAAG GTTCAAAAGTTCACTCTGCTTGATCGTGACTTTTCTATTCCTGGCGGAGAACTTG gccccACTCTGAAGCTCAAGAGACATGTGGTTACCAAGAAATATGTTGAGCAGATTGACCTTATGTATGAATAG
- the LOC135350436 gene encoding long-chain-fatty-acid--CoA ligase ACSBG2-like isoform X2 — protein MAENVSSEAVEEAVITSDCAHLPDNVPSAQQGLTMGTERLAVPKEEIPTRTCFRTTDPSERIDIVLESEGLTGVEPTTFGQIFKNTVAKIPDHAALRYKDSQEWKVITYSEYYGMVIKAAKSFLKLGLEPFHGVSIIGYNSPKWLIADLGSMLAGGLPTGIYTTNNPEACQYVAHNCKANIIVVENQKQLDKILQVRDQLPHLKAIVQYTGKLSQEYENTYDWEQFMELGKDIENSVINDKMAAMKPNQCALLIYTSGTTGKPKGVMLSHDNITWTSQCLVNTYSTTVFGEEHLLSYLPLSHAAAQMSDIYMAITIGATVNFAKPDALKGALVTYLQESQPTVFFGVPRVYEKIMERMQERMAELKGIKKRIRKWSMKKGLKGNLRRQNSEPLPRGWGIADKLFFKKLREALGFQRLKLLIVGSAPLRREVHEFFMSVDMPLMELYGMSESSGPQSTNVMSEGRWRVGSVGAVMKDVKLKIDKPNLTGDGEICYYGRHVFMGYLNNEEKTKEAIDDEGWLHSGDIGRIDESGFLYITGRIKELLITSGGENIPPVMIESAIKSELPFVNNVMVVGDHRKYLTCLITLLSEVDIDSGEPLDTLSSVCIQHLEDLGSSCTTVSEVITTKDKIVFDAINEGVEKANRQATSNAQTVKKWRLLVQDFSIPGGELGPTLKVRRQKVVEKHAQMIEDMYSEEQ, from the exons ATGGCTGAAAATGTCAGCTCTGAAGCTGTTGAAG AAGCAGTGATCACCTCTGATTGTGCACACCTACCAGACAATGTACCATCAGCTCAACAGGGGCTCACCATGGGCACTGAACGACTTGCAGTCCCCAAAGAAGAAATTCCAACACGCACGTGTTTCCGAACAACTGATCCATCTGAGAGAATTGATATTGTTTTGGAATCAGAAGGACTTACGGGAGTTGAACCGACCACTTTTGGTCAAATATTCAAAAATACTGTTGCCAAGATTCCTGACCATGCTGCACTCAGGTACAAAGATAGTCAAGAATGGAAGGTTATCACGTACTCAGAGTACTATGGTATGGTCATTAAGGCAGCCAAGTCTTTTCTGAAG CTTGGGCTGGAACCATTTCATGGAGTCTCAATCATCGGCTACAACAGTCCGAAATGGCTTATTGCCGATTTAGGATCGATGTTGGCAGG GGGATTACCAACTGGAATCTACACCACAAACAACCCTGAGGCCTGTCAATATGTTGCTCACAATTGCAAAGCCAATATCATAGTGGTTGAGAACCAGAAGCAGTTGGACAAGATACTGCAG GTTCGAGATCAGCTGCCGCATTTGAAGGCAATTGTCCAATACACTGGGAAACTGAGCCAGGAATATGAGAACACGTATGAT TGGGAGCAGTTCATGGAGCTGGGGAAAGACATTGAGAATAGTGTCATCAACGACAAGATGGCTGCAATGAAGCCTAATCAGTGTGCCCTGCTCATCTACACA TCTGGTACCACAGGAAAGCCTAAGGGGGTGATGCTTAGCCATGACAAT ATAACCTGGACCAGTCAGTGCCTGGTCAATACCTACTCAACCACTGTTTTTGGAGAGGAGCACTTGCTTAGTTACTTGCCATTAAGTCATGCAGCTGCACAG ATGTCTGACATTTACATGGCTATCACGATTGGGGCTACAGTCAATTTTGCAAAGCCAGATGCTCTGAAG GGTGCTTTGGtgacataccttcaagaatcTCAGCCTACAGTTTTTTTTGGAGTCCCACGTGTGTACGAGAAGATCATGGAGAGGATGCAAGAGAGAATGGCTGAGCTCAAGGGAATTAAGAAGCGGATTCGAAAATGGTCTATGAAAAAGGGTCTCAAGGGAAATCTGCGGAGGCAGAACAg TGAGCCACTGCCCAGAGGATGGGGCATTGCAGATAAACTGTTTTTCAAGAAATTAAGGGAAGCGTTGGGATTCCAGAGACTCAAGCTTTTGATAGTTGGATCTGCCCCTCTCCGTCGTGAGGTGCATGAATTCTTCATGTCAGTGGATATGCCTCTTATGGAACTCTATG GAATGAGTGAGAGCAGTGGTCCTCAAAGCACCAATGTGATGAGTGAGGGCAGATGGAGAGTTGGCAGTGTTGGTGCGGTTATGAAGGACGTTAAGCTTAAGATTGACAAACCTAACCTGACTGGAGATGGCGAG ATTTGCTACTATGGTCGACATGTGTTCATGGGTTACCTAAACAACGAAGAAAAGACCAAGGAGGCCATTGATGATGAGGGCTGGTTACACTCCGGTGACATTGGCAGGATTGATGAGAGTGGCTTCCTCTATATCACTGGGAGAATCAaag AGTTGCTGATCACATCTGGTGGGGAGAATATCCCTCCGGTCATGATTGAGAGCGCCATTAAATCTGAGTTGCCATTTGTTAACAATGTAATGGTTGTAGGGGACCACAGGAAGTACCTCACTTGCCTCATCACTCTTTTG AGCGAGGTTGACATTGACTCTGGAGAGCCTCTGGACACACTGTCATCTGTCTGCATTCAGCACTTAGAAGATTTGGGCTCGAGCTGCACCACAGTGTCTGAAGTGATCACCACAAAGGACAAGATCGTTTTTGATGCTATTAATGAAGGAGTGGAGAAGGCCAATAGACAAGCTACCTCCAATGCCCAAACTGTCAAAAAGTGGCGCCTTTTAGTGCAGGACTTTTCTATACCTGGAGGAGAACTTG GTCCCACTCTGAAGGTTCGTCGCCAGAAGGTCGTTGAGAAGCATGCTCAGATGATAGAAGATATGTATTCGGAAGAACAGTga
- the LOC135350436 gene encoding long-chain-fatty-acid--CoA ligase ACSBG2-like isoform X1, translated as MHNTWTKKAPEQTIEAVITSDCAHLPDNVPSAQQGLTMGTERLAVPKEEIPTRTCFRTTDPSERIDIVLESEGLTGVEPTTFGQIFKNTVAKIPDHAALRYKDSQEWKVITYSEYYGMVIKAAKSFLKLGLEPFHGVSIIGYNSPKWLIADLGSMLAGGLPTGIYTTNNPEACQYVAHNCKANIIVVENQKQLDKILQVRDQLPHLKAIVQYTGKLSQEYENTYDWEQFMELGKDIENSVINDKMAAMKPNQCALLIYTSGTTGKPKGVMLSHDNITWTSQCLVNTYSTTVFGEEHLLSYLPLSHAAAQMSDIYMAITIGATVNFAKPDALKGALVTYLQESQPTVFFGVPRVYEKIMERMQERMAELKGIKKRIRKWSMKKGLKGNLRRQNSEPLPRGWGIADKLFFKKLREALGFQRLKLLIVGSAPLRREVHEFFMSVDMPLMELYGMSESSGPQSTNVMSEGRWRVGSVGAVMKDVKLKIDKPNLTGDGEICYYGRHVFMGYLNNEEKTKEAIDDEGWLHSGDIGRIDESGFLYITGRIKELLITSGGENIPPVMIESAIKSELPFVNNVMVVGDHRKYLTCLITLLSEVDIDSGEPLDTLSSVCIQHLEDLGSSCTTVSEVITTKDKIVFDAINEGVEKANRQATSNAQTVKKWRLLVQDFSIPGGELGPTLKVRRQKVVEKHAQMIEDMYSEEQ; from the exons ATGCACAACACTTGGACCAAGAAAGCTCCTGAGCAaactattg AAGCAGTGATCACCTCTGATTGTGCACACCTACCAGACAATGTACCATCAGCTCAACAGGGGCTCACCATGGGCACTGAACGACTTGCAGTCCCCAAAGAAGAAATTCCAACACGCACGTGTTTCCGAACAACTGATCCATCTGAGAGAATTGATATTGTTTTGGAATCAGAAGGACTTACGGGAGTTGAACCGACCACTTTTGGTCAAATATTCAAAAATACTGTTGCCAAGATTCCTGACCATGCTGCACTCAGGTACAAAGATAGTCAAGAATGGAAGGTTATCACGTACTCAGAGTACTATGGTATGGTCATTAAGGCAGCCAAGTCTTTTCTGAAG CTTGGGCTGGAACCATTTCATGGAGTCTCAATCATCGGCTACAACAGTCCGAAATGGCTTATTGCCGATTTAGGATCGATGTTGGCAGG GGGATTACCAACTGGAATCTACACCACAAACAACCCTGAGGCCTGTCAATATGTTGCTCACAATTGCAAAGCCAATATCATAGTGGTTGAGAACCAGAAGCAGTTGGACAAGATACTGCAG GTTCGAGATCAGCTGCCGCATTTGAAGGCAATTGTCCAATACACTGGGAAACTGAGCCAGGAATATGAGAACACGTATGAT TGGGAGCAGTTCATGGAGCTGGGGAAAGACATTGAGAATAGTGTCATCAACGACAAGATGGCTGCAATGAAGCCTAATCAGTGTGCCCTGCTCATCTACACA TCTGGTACCACAGGAAAGCCTAAGGGGGTGATGCTTAGCCATGACAAT ATAACCTGGACCAGTCAGTGCCTGGTCAATACCTACTCAACCACTGTTTTTGGAGAGGAGCACTTGCTTAGTTACTTGCCATTAAGTCATGCAGCTGCACAG ATGTCTGACATTTACATGGCTATCACGATTGGGGCTACAGTCAATTTTGCAAAGCCAGATGCTCTGAAG GGTGCTTTGGtgacataccttcaagaatcTCAGCCTACAGTTTTTTTTGGAGTCCCACGTGTGTACGAGAAGATCATGGAGAGGATGCAAGAGAGAATGGCTGAGCTCAAGGGAATTAAGAAGCGGATTCGAAAATGGTCTATGAAAAAGGGTCTCAAGGGAAATCTGCGGAGGCAGAACAg TGAGCCACTGCCCAGAGGATGGGGCATTGCAGATAAACTGTTTTTCAAGAAATTAAGGGAAGCGTTGGGATTCCAGAGACTCAAGCTTTTGATAGTTGGATCTGCCCCTCTCCGTCGTGAGGTGCATGAATTCTTCATGTCAGTGGATATGCCTCTTATGGAACTCTATG GAATGAGTGAGAGCAGTGGTCCTCAAAGCACCAATGTGATGAGTGAGGGCAGATGGAGAGTTGGCAGTGTTGGTGCGGTTATGAAGGACGTTAAGCTTAAGATTGACAAACCTAACCTGACTGGAGATGGCGAG ATTTGCTACTATGGTCGACATGTGTTCATGGGTTACCTAAACAACGAAGAAAAGACCAAGGAGGCCATTGATGATGAGGGCTGGTTACACTCCGGTGACATTGGCAGGATTGATGAGAGTGGCTTCCTCTATATCACTGGGAGAATCAaag AGTTGCTGATCACATCTGGTGGGGAGAATATCCCTCCGGTCATGATTGAGAGCGCCATTAAATCTGAGTTGCCATTTGTTAACAATGTAATGGTTGTAGGGGACCACAGGAAGTACCTCACTTGCCTCATCACTCTTTTG AGCGAGGTTGACATTGACTCTGGAGAGCCTCTGGACACACTGTCATCTGTCTGCATTCAGCACTTAGAAGATTTGGGCTCGAGCTGCACCACAGTGTCTGAAGTGATCACCACAAAGGACAAGATCGTTTTTGATGCTATTAATGAAGGAGTGGAGAAGGCCAATAGACAAGCTACCTCCAATGCCCAAACTGTCAAAAAGTGGCGCCTTTTAGTGCAGGACTTTTCTATACCTGGAGGAGAACTTG GTCCCACTCTGAAGGTTCGTCGCCAGAAGGTCGTTGAGAAGCATGCTCAGATGATAGAAGATATGTATTCGGAAGAACAGTga
- the LOC135350440 gene encoding nocturnin-like isoform X2 yields MLADAMAHGNFVKCPAEVLKWSYRSQLILNEICRSEADIICLEEVDHFLDFFEPHLSRLGFEGLFVPKNDSPCLQYQPNNGPDGCALFFRSSMFALLEKKEFRLKNETQGISNQVALLARLKIEDANKAKDSPFYTLCVGVTHLKAKRDYQALRAAQGEHLLSEMASFASDEHAIICGDFNATPDEPVYQHFTNNKTHQLLNLSSAYAASFNGEKEPPLTSWKFRAYGESEYTIDYIWILKDKMVIDSIWRLPTKEEIGENALPSPSYPSDHLALCSSITLF; encoded by the exons ATGCTAGCAGATG CAATGGCTCATGGAAATTTTGTTAAGTGCCCTGCTGAGGTACTGAAGTGGTCGTATCGCAGCCAGCTTATTTTGAACGAGATATGTAGATCTGAAGCAGATATCATCTGTCTTGAAGAGGTCGATCATTTTTTGGACTTTTTTGAACCACATCTATCCCGTCTAGGATTTGAAGGTTTGTTCGTTCCCAAAAATGATTCGCCATGTCTTCAATACCAGCCTAATAACGGACCAGATGGTTGTGCTTTGTTCTTTCGTTCTTCGATGTTTGCACTTCTTGAAAAAAAAGAATTTAGATTGAAGAATGAAACTCAAGGTATTTCAAATCAAGTTGCTTTGCTTGCACGATTGAAAATCGAAGATGCCAACAAGGCAAAAGATTCACCCTTTTATACACTTTGTGTGGGAGTCACTCATTTAAAAGCGAAAAGAGACTACCAAGCATTGAGAGCAGCTCAAGGTGAACATCTCCTCTCTGAAATGGCCTCATTTGCCAGTGATGAGCATGCAATTATCTGTGGGGACTTCAATGCTACACCTGACGAGCCTGTGTACCAACACTTCACCAATAACAAGACTCACCAATTGCTGAACCTGTCCAGTGCTTATGCTGCATCGTTCAATGGAGAGAAGGAGCCACCGCTAACATCTTGGAAGTTTAGAGCATATGGTGAATCGGAGTACACAATCGACTACATCTGGATTTTAAAAGATAAGATGGTAATAGACTCGATATGGCGATTGCCAACAAAAGAAGAGATTGGTGAAAATGCACTGCCTTCACCCAGCTACCCTTCAGACCACTTAGCGCTTTGTTCTTCTATAACACTATTTTAG
- the LOC135350440 gene encoding nocturnin-like isoform X1, whose protein sequence is MSSPQSSAGGELLRREWVKSKSDEYKLNPAKCNTTYTFRVFQWNMLADAMAHGNFVKCPAEVLKWSYRSQLILNEICRSEADIICLEEVDHFLDFFEPHLSRLGFEGLFVPKNDSPCLQYQPNNGPDGCALFFRSSMFALLEKKEFRLKNETQGISNQVALLARLKIEDANKAKDSPFYTLCVGVTHLKAKRDYQALRAAQGEHLLSEMASFASDEHAIICGDFNATPDEPVYQHFTNNKTHQLLNLSSAYAASFNGEKEPPLTSWKFRAYGESEYTIDYIWILKDKMVIDSIWRLPTKEEIGENALPSPSYPSDHLALCSSITLF, encoded by the exons ATGTCGTCCCCACAGAGCTCTGCTGGAGGAGAATTGCTAAGGAGAGAGTGGGTGAAGTCTAAGAGTGATGAGTACAAGTTAAATCCTGCTAAGTGCAACACCACGTATACTTTTAGGGTATTTCAGTGGAACATGCTAGCAGATG CAATGGCTCATGGAAATTTTGTTAAGTGCCCTGCTGAGGTACTGAAGTGGTCGTATCGCAGCCAGCTTATTTTGAACGAGATATGTAGATCTGAAGCAGATATCATCTGTCTTGAAGAGGTCGATCATTTTTTGGACTTTTTTGAACCACATCTATCCCGTCTAGGATTTGAAGGTTTGTTCGTTCCCAAAAATGATTCGCCATGTCTTCAATACCAGCCTAATAACGGACCAGATGGTTGTGCTTTGTTCTTTCGTTCTTCGATGTTTGCACTTCTTGAAAAAAAAGAATTTAGATTGAAGAATGAAACTCAAGGTATTTCAAATCAAGTTGCTTTGCTTGCACGATTGAAAATCGAAGATGCCAACAAGGCAAAAGATTCACCCTTTTATACACTTTGTGTGGGAGTCACTCATTTAAAAGCGAAAAGAGACTACCAAGCATTGAGAGCAGCTCAAGGTGAACATCTCCTCTCTGAAATGGCCTCATTTGCCAGTGATGAGCATGCAATTATCTGTGGGGACTTCAATGCTACACCTGACGAGCCTGTGTACCAACACTTCACCAATAACAAGACTCACCAATTGCTGAACCTGTCCAGTGCTTATGCTGCATCGTTCAATGGAGAGAAGGAGCCACCGCTAACATCTTGGAAGTTTAGAGCATATGGTGAATCGGAGTACACAATCGACTACATCTGGATTTTAAAAGATAAGATGGTAATAGACTCGATATGGCGATTGCCAACAAAAGAAGAGATTGGTGAAAATGCACTGCCTTCACCCAGCTACCCTTCAGACCACTTAGCGCTTTGTTCTTCTATAACACTATTTTAG
- the LOC135350445 gene encoding nucleoside diphosphate kinase 6-like, whose amino-acid sequence MITARNKLQLTFAILKPDLMQRPFAAKVVQNIIVREGFYIVRSTLTHWKVEDARQFYAEHKGKLFFHRLVTYMTSGPINPLVLAHPDAVSAWRTLMGPTKSYVACTAAPLSIRGTFGISDTRNSVHGADSIISATREMGLLFQDFDPVEWFANEEAGFRSGVMHYNKQTNQHELLYASKINQGKG is encoded by the exons ATG ATCACAGCAAGAAATAAACTCCAGCTCACATTTGCAATTCTAAAGCCAGACTTGATGCAAAGACCATTTGCTGCTAAG GTAGTACAGAACATTATAGTAAGAGAAGGATTTTACATAGTCAGATCAACCCTAACACACTGGAAGGTGGAAGATGCCCGTCAATTCTATGCCGAGCATAAAG GAAAACTATTCTTTCATCGACTAGTGACCTACATGACAAGTGGTCCTATTAATCCGCTTGTGCTAGCACATCCTGATGCAGTGTCGGCCTGGAGAACACTGATGGGTCCAACAAAGTCGTATGTTGCTTGTACAGCTGCTCCTTTGTCTATTAGAGGGACTTTTGGCATTTCAGACACAAGAAATTCAGTTCACGGTGCAg ATTCTATCATTAGTGCTACAAGAGAGATGGGGTTGCTTTTTCAAGATTTTGATCCTGTAGAGTGGTTTGCTAATGAAGAAGCTGGTTTCAGGAGTGGTGTTATGCATTACAATAAGCAAACTAACCAACACGAATTACTTTATGCCAGTAAAATTAACCAGGGAAAAGGTTGA